One window of the Candidatus Bathyarchaeota archaeon genome contains the following:
- a CDS encoding DNA cytosine methyltransferase: MPAVIDLFSGAGGFSLGFKRRGCLISAAVENFPPAVKTYRINFPETELLAKDVRKVSAEELPKDIDVVIAGPPCEAFTASNPNRRKRPLDRLYRDPSGMLMLEAVRLIALLKPKIFVIENVPEVAAPVIRSALAKEFRRIGYPKVYFNLLRAENYGCPSLRRRVFISNVEIKPEPTVVKPVTVREALKGLPPPGSSGVPNHRLTPISRRRLLQISRLRQGEALVRYRGAGGKTYRNWVRLIPDKPAPPVLGNSRFIHPWENRLLTVREQARLMGFPDDHVFLGGLKNQYDMVGEAVPVPLAEAIAESVLETLEEL, encoded by the coding sequence TTGCCAGCCGTCATAGACCTGTTCTCAGGAGCCGGAGGGTTTTCGCTAGGGTTTAAACGCCGAGGCTGCCTCATATCGGCGGCCGTCGAGAACTTTCCACCCGCCGTTAAGACGTATAGGATTAACTTCCCCGAGACCGAGCTTTTAGCTAAGGATGTTAGGAAGGTTTCAGCCGAGGAGCTTCCGAAGGACATAGACGTGGTCATAGCCGGGCCACCCTGCGAAGCCTTCACCGCATCTAACCCTAACAGGCGAAAGAGACCGTTAGACCGGCTATATAGGGATCCGTCTGGCATGCTTATGCTAGAAGCCGTCAGGCTCATAGCGCTTCTGAAGCCTAAGATATTCGTTATAGAGAACGTTCCAGAGGTCGCTGCTCCAGTGATCAGAAGTGCTTTAGCCAAGGAATTTAGACGGATAGGCTATCCTAAAGTATATTTTAACCTCTTACGGGCGGAGAATTACGGTTGCCCAAGCCTGAGGAGAAGAGTTTTCATTTCTAACGTAGAGATCAAGCCGGAACCGACAGTCGTTAAGCCTGTAACGGTCCGAGAGGCACTTAAGGGTCTTCCACCTCCAGGTTCGAGCGGGGTGCCGAACCATAGGCTTACACCCATATCTAGAAGGAGGCTTCTTCAGATATCTAGGCTTAGGCAGGGCGAAGCTCTCGTAAGGTATAGAGGGGCCGGAGGTAAAACGTATCGAAACTGGGTGCGGTTGATACCTGATAAACCTGCTCCACCCGTGTTGGGGAACTCCAGGTTTATCCATCCTTGGGAGAATAGGCTTCTAACGGTTAGAGAGCAAGCCAGGCTCATGGGTTTCCCAGATGACCACGTCTTCTTAGGAGGTCTCAAAAATCAGTATGATATGGTCGGCGAAGCGGTGCCTGTGCCCTTAGCCGAAGCTATAGCCGAGAGCGTATTAGAGACCTTAGAGGAGCTTTAA